The DNA region GTTTTGCATACCAAAGTGGTGGTCAGAATATTCTCCCTCCCACCTTAATTCTGGCATATCCTCGTCAAAGTCAAAACTAGAAATACGACGGTGGGAAAAGGGGGAGAAGGTAATGCGCTCCCAGCACGCAAGCTCGGTGCTTTCCGGCGTAAGTAATGATTGTCGAAGGGGAAATCTGGAGTTAATGCTCCTAGCAGTGTGGAagcatactttaaaaaaaatagcttagcTTATTGAccgtacaaaaaaaataccgcaAAAGCTAGGTTGGTgccgattatttgaaaaaaaagtgccgGGAATGTGCCACATTCCTTCCTCGAGAAAAGTAAACAGACCGCTGGCGCAAAATTATGACTCCCGCCACAACGCGGGCATTTTCCGCGATTTCCATATAACTGTCCATAAAAATTATTATCACCATTCCATTTTGGGGCCTAACGGCTCCGACGATGAGTTCATAAAAAGACGGTTGACTCTTTCGCATTCACAAGCCAAATCTGTTCAGAAAAGGCGACTAATTCGAAGGAAATTCAACCCATTCAAAGGCAAAACGGTCCCTCGATTATCATCAAAAGGGAGGCCCCAAAAGCCGCACATGTTTTAGCACTGCAGCTAACGCCGCGCTGCCGGAAATGGAATGATTAGCGGTTACGCCGAGGTGGCTCCCACCCCGTGCAAAGGAACCATTTGTGCGGTCAGCTGTTCCTCGGCAATCACAGAGGTATATAAGAAATAAAATTGTTAGCTGCCCAAGGTCAGCAGGCTAAACTTGACCGATCGATCTACGGCCTGGGACCGACCGTGGCAAGCAATCAAACCAGCCAAGAACGGAAATAAGGTCAGCGTCGCAGAATAGGGTTTGTTCTACGAGCGTAATAACCATTCATAATCCTACTTGGACATTTGATTTATAACATAATTGCTGAGTTAGTGTTCGTTGATAAATATCCGTTGAGATTTTGATTAGCCGTTTCTTTTGATGAAGAAAAATtaggtttaaaaaatacttaagaATAATTTGGTAACAGGACTGCTcttaaaaaatactctaaaaagTAATTAACATTAACTCCcaaaataataaatcaaaaatatcaaaattataaaatgtaaaaaaaattgcaaataaaaactaaatacaAACTGCAAATGAACAAAATATTAAAGCatagattataaaaaaaactcaattctaCAATAACATGAATTCCaagtttcaaaattataaaaaaaattacaaagctacaaaataatgaaataaataaacaaaacacacaaaaaattcCGATaccaaaacattaaataaaacaatattaacatataaaataaaaaaaaattaaattgaaaataattaaagaattaaagaattgaatattttttttaaagagaatttaagaatttaggaatttaggaatttaagaatttaagaatttaagaattcaagaatttaagaatttaagaatttaagaatttaagaatttaagaatttaagaatttaagaatttaagaacttaagaatttaagaatttaagaatttaagaatttaagaatttaagaatttaagaatttaagaatttaagaatttaagaatttaagaatttaagaatttaagaatttaagaatttaagaatttaagaatttaagatttaagaatttaagatttaagaatttaagaatttaagaatttaagaatttaagatttaagatttaagatttaagaatttaagaatttaagaatttaagaatttaagaatttaaatttaagaatttaaatttaagaatttaagaatttaagaatttaagaattaagaatttaagaatttaagaatttaaatttaagatttaaattaagaattaaatttaagaatttaagaatttaagaatttaagaatttaagaatttaagaatttaaatttaagaatttaagaatttaagaatttaagaatttaagaatttaagaatttaagaatttaagaatttaagaatttaagaatttaagaatttaagaatttaagaatttaagaatttaagaatttaagaatttaagaatttaagaatttaagaatttaagaatttaagaatttaagaatttaagaatttaagaatttaagaatttaagaatttaagaatttaagaatttaagaattttggaatttaagaatttaagattttaacaaTTAAGGACATTTATGATTCTGGTTTTAGATAAATTCAGATCTTGAATGAGAATCTTGAAATTCTAGtggctaaaacatttttaataaatttaataaaaatgtcatgTCATGCCACTGGTTCCCGGATCCGTaacagtcagaacaggttcccattggccCCTTGGCCAAATTTTGGGAgtctgaaaatgtaaaaaagctaAGAATGCCACACCATAACACCACGTTTTTTCTAAGTTGGCTGAgacaaatttaagaatttttaaatttaacaattttagaatttaacaatttagagTTTAATAATTCATATGTTATAGCACCTTctaaaaaatctagatttaagaattgaggaattCAAGTTTTCATATTAATGAAaactaaagaattaaaaaaaatagaattttaggattaaaggtttcatttttcaaagagaatttatgaatttgatattttgaaattcaaagtttgtttgttcggttggtttgttaaaaatttcagaaaagttaaacttcagtttttttaaatttttgatttgaataattttaaaaatgtaggaAAATAAGAAACCTTACAATAAACAAAATCATAGAATTTAGGTATTTAAAcattaaagcaaaaaagaatatagaaattaaatattatgaatttgttttgttactcgatattttataaacaaaaaaaaaagatattagaAATTTGGGACTCcaagatttttaattattatggaatttcagaatcatcaactatacaatttaagaatataagttTTTACAGatgtaagaatttaaaaatggtAGATTTTAAGAATAATTCGTTAATGgtttaaacatatgaaaatcaagtttaaaaaaaaaaacaaggctcAAGAAATTTATTAATGATACGGGTAGTACAGCAAAAAATTACGAATCCTCGTATTTTTATGGTTTCCCCCTTTTCCATCAACATCGTCGTAGAAATCAAGGTTAACTTTTTCCACACCACCCTCTCCTTAGGAAGCAAATACTAGCTACCTCTTCAGGGAAAATGTGATATAATTAGAAGTGGAAAAACATAACTTACGATTCTGTGCTGGCTGGCTGTATTTATGTGTATGTGTTGTGTTATCCTTGCTGGAGTCCGGACTCTATCCGGACCGATTTCGGCCAGTGCTGGGGTgcagactttttaacaattgtacGATTCTGCTTACACTCTAATCTACGAAATAACCTACATCTGTCCGCACTGCGAAATCACGACCGGAAGTTTGGGCTTGTTGTTCGGTCCCGTCGGGACATTTTCGATCTTGCGCATGATAAGCAGGCCATCGAGGACGCGACCGAAAACAACGTGCTTGTAATCGAGGAAGTTGCATTTGGCGCAAGTTATGAAAAACTGACAACCGTTGGTGTCCTTCCCACTGTTGGCCATCGAAAGCAGACCGGGAGCTTCATGCTTCAGCAGGAAGCCCTCGTCCGGGAATGTGTTGTTACCGTAAATGCTCATCACGCCCGTTCCGTCACCCTGTTGAGGGAAAGAAGCGTAATTTTCTTTACTCTTGAATAATTATAAAGCCATAAAAAACGTACATTCACAAAATCACCACCCTGAATCATGAAGTCCTTGATCACCCGATGGAAGGAGGACCCCTTATAACCCACGGGAACTCCGTCTTTCTTGTGCTCGCCGGTGCAAAGCTGCCGGAAGTTCTCGCACGTCTTCGGCACTACATCGGCGAACAACTCAAACACCATCCGGCCAATTTCCTGCAAATTCACAAAACATTACTCACAAACAAGCTTCCAAAACGGCCCCCATGCCGCGGTCACTAACCGACGTTCCGACGGTTATGTCCATAAACACAACCGGATTGTTGGGGTGCCGAAGCTGTGACTGAATCTGGTTCCAGGTGGGCATTTCGACGACGGGGTTAACTTGATCTATTCACTACTGCACTTCACACCGGACAATCATTCACTTGGACGGAGATGGACCGAAACCCGCGGACTCGAAACCGAAACACGACCGCTCGCGACAAAGGTCTGTTTACAAATGCAGAACGGGACGCGCGCGCCTCGAATCGTTTGAAATCGCCGAACTcgcgtttttttgtttgtttgttatgaCGTTTGCTGGCAGCTGCCCAGTGAGTCGCGGCTAGTGTGTAATGGCGCGTGATGCAAGGCTCccacttttttgaagaaattggaCGGCGCCGCTGGTAGGTTGTTTATGTTCTGTGGTGACAGCTGATCGGCGCGTGTGAACTCTGAGCACGGTGGCGGTGTTTTTGTTGACGATAGTTTGTGAAATCGTGAAACAGTGCGgctattttgtgataatttagtGAAAAGTGCATATTTTCACGGAAAATTCACTGAAAAATAGTGCAGTGAAAAGCTGTGAGCACGCTGAATCGCCCATAAGCAAAGGTGAGTTCCTTACTTTATTCTTCATCAGAGTCTGTAATAAAAAACAGCGCCTTTTTTGTCTGTTAAATTTTATAGAACATAGAGTGAATGTTCTTAATTTGACCCTACTATACATTATTAATCTGATAAATTTATTCAGCAAACCTTACTAAAATCACTACTTATAATAAAGTTGTTGATTCGAATTCATAAATCCAAAATACAAGcttatttaaaatagtttagtaagggaccatccataaaccacgtggacactttttagaAACATCAGATCCTCATCCCCCCTCCCCGTCGTGGACAATTCCATACAAATGTAAATACTAATTAATAATAAATAAGGTA from Culex quinquefasciatus strain JHB chromosome 3, VPISU_Cqui_1.0_pri_paternal, whole genome shotgun sequence includes:
- the LOC6042794 gene encoding peptidyl-prolyl cis-trans isomerase H; its protein translation is MPTWNQIQSQLRHPNNPVVFMDITVGTSEIGRMVFELFADVVPKTCENFRQLCTGEHKKDGVPVGYKGSSFHRVIKDFMIQGGDFVNGDGTGVMSIYGNNTFPDEGFLLKHEAPGLLSMANSGKDTNGCQFFITCAKCNFLDYKHVVFGRVLDGLLIMRKIENVPTGPNNKPKLPVVISQCGQM